In the Pseudodesulfovibrio alkaliphilus genome, one interval contains:
- a CDS encoding acetate/propionate family kinase, with protein sequence MKVLVINSGSSSIKYQLLDMQTETVLVSGLVERIGETKGELTNKAFPGTDRQEVTRIEQPIADHNTGMLLAINLITDPDKGVIKDRAEIDAVGHRVVHGGEAFHQPTVITDAVIRAIEETVPLAPLHNPANLDGIRVAVELFPGVPQVAVFDTAFHQSIPAHAFMYALPYALYEADRVRRYGFHGTSHKYVAGECARLLGKPLEQCNLITVHLGNGCSMTAVEQGRSVDTSLGLTPLEGLVMGTRSGDVDPAVHAFLARNKGMDIEAIDAMLNKESGLKGLCGMNDMRDIHAAVDKGDPRAKLALDVQTYRNRKYIGAYMAVLGRVDAIVFTAGIGENDDVVRRESLKGLECFGVRIDAAANGQRAKEPLRISAADSSIEVWVIPTNEELAIARETKSVLN encoded by the coding sequence CGTGGAGCGCATCGGCGAGACCAAGGGAGAGCTGACCAACAAGGCCTTTCCCGGCACTGACCGTCAGGAGGTCACCAGGATCGAGCAACCCATCGCAGACCACAACACCGGGATGCTGCTGGCCATCAACCTGATTACGGACCCTGACAAGGGTGTCATCAAGGATCGCGCTGAAATCGACGCCGTAGGCCATCGCGTGGTGCATGGCGGCGAGGCGTTCCATCAGCCCACAGTCATCACCGATGCGGTCATCCGGGCCATTGAGGAGACCGTGCCTCTGGCCCCGCTGCACAACCCGGCCAACCTCGACGGCATCCGCGTGGCCGTGGAGCTGTTTCCCGGGGTGCCCCAGGTGGCCGTGTTCGACACCGCCTTCCACCAGAGCATTCCGGCCCACGCCTTCATGTACGCGCTGCCCTACGCCCTGTACGAGGCCGACCGGGTCCGCCGCTACGGATTCCACGGCACCTCGCACAAGTATGTGGCCGGCGAGTGCGCCCGGCTGCTCGGCAAGCCGCTTGAGCAGTGCAACCTGATCACCGTGCACCTGGGCAACGGCTGCTCCATGACCGCCGTGGAGCAGGGCAGGAGCGTGGACACCTCCCTGGGCCTGACCCCTCTTGAGGGGTTGGTCATGGGCACGCGCAGCGGCGACGTGGATCCTGCCGTACATGCCTTCCTGGCCCGCAACAAGGGCATGGATATCGAGGCCATTGACGCCATGCTCAACAAGGAGTCGGGTCTAAAAGGGCTGTGCGGCATGAATGACATGCGCGACATCCACGCAGCCGTCGACAAGGGCGACCCCAGGGCCAAGCTGGCTCTGGACGTGCAGACCTACCGCAACCGCAAGTACATCGGCGCCTACATGGCCGTGCTCGGCCGGGTGGACGCCATCGTCTTTACCGCGGGCATCGGCGAGAACGACGATGTGGTCCGGCGAGAGTCTCTCAAGGGTCTGGAATGCTTCGGCGTCAGGATTGACGCCGCGGCCAACGGCCAACGCGCCAAGGAACCGCTCAGGATCAGCGCAGCCGACAGCTCCATTGAAGTATGGGTCATTCCCACCAACGAGGAACTGGCCATTGCCAGAGAGACGAAAAGCGTCCTGAACTAG
- a CDS encoding LutC/YkgG family protein: MTTDYCQTFVDKAKAVSAIVSEVKSEDEALQYVIDLCDRKEACQLLVSGCERDLSEKAEQLCEAKQKKVIAAPGLTKALYDKLAEMSAKAGFECIDSGMRDHLAGVDIGFTFAEYGMAETGSLMLDCPGEDMRLATMVSEFHVCVLPKSKICKDSYAVEEMMLARMGKTPDYLAFITGASRTADIERVLALGVHGPLELHILLLED; the protein is encoded by the coding sequence ATGACTACCGATTACTGCCAGACGTTCGTGGACAAAGCCAAGGCTGTCTCCGCCATCGTCTCCGAGGTGAAGAGTGAGGACGAGGCGCTGCAATACGTCATAGACCTGTGCGACAGGAAGGAGGCGTGCCAACTGCTCGTCTCGGGATGCGAGCGCGATCTGTCCGAAAAGGCCGAACAGCTCTGCGAGGCCAAGCAAAAAAAAGTCATCGCCGCGCCGGGCCTGACCAAGGCGCTGTACGACAAGCTTGCGGAAATGAGCGCCAAGGCCGGTTTCGAGTGCATCGACTCCGGCATGCGCGACCATCTGGCCGGCGTGGACATCGGCTTCACTTTTGCCGAATACGGAATGGCCGAGACCGGCTCCCTGATGCTCGACTGTCCGGGCGAGGACATGCGCCTGGCCACCATGGTCAGCGAGTTCCACGTCTGCGTGCTGCCCAAGTCCAAGATATGCAAGGATAGCTACGCTGTGGAAGAAATGATGCTCGCCCGCATGGGCAAGACGCCGGATTACCTGGCCTTCATCACCGGAGCCAGCCGCACCGCAGACATCGAGCGCGTTCTGGCGCTGGGTGTTCACGGTCCCCTTGAACTGCACATCCTGCTCCTGGAGGACTAG